In a genomic window of bacterium:
- a CDS encoding CBS domain-containing protein — MIEKISIVHQLAYDLKVGQVMKKEVITISPDRTIIDLRQLLRNYRISGALVVDQDKLVGIISLEDFIKCLSDGEMNALISEKMTSVVKVLYEDELLSKAINEFNKFNYGRFPVLARESGKLVGIVTKGDIVRGLLQKLESEFYEEEVKRFRVSHIFEDIMAHRVSLALQYDITGGDFKKAGEASSALKQTLTRLDIQKPLIRKIVIASYEAEMNMVIFTNKGQMKVIIQPKEIKINFTDQGPGIIDLKQAMQAGFSTAPARIREMGFGAGMGLPNIQKCADQMEISSKVGKGTTIDLIFNIN; from the coding sequence ATGATCGAGAAGATTAGTATTGTTCATCAACTTGCTTATGATTTAAAAGTTGGTCAGGTGATGAAGAAAGAAGTAATTACGATTAGTCCAGATAGGACGATTATTGACTTACGGCAACTTCTTCGAAATTACCGAATTTCAGGGGCACTAGTAGTTGATCAAGATAAGTTAGTGGGCATTATTAGCCTAGAGGATTTTATTAAGTGTTTAAGTGATGGTGAAATGAATGCTCTGATCTCAGAGAAGATGACTTCAGTGGTAAAAGTGTTATATGAAGATGAGCTTCTTTCTAAGGCCATTAATGAATTTAATAAATTTAATTATGGAAGATTTCCAGTCCTGGCTCGGGAAAGTGGAAAATTAGTAGGCATTGTCACTAAAGGAGATATTGTTCGTGGGTTATTGCAAAAATTAGAGAGTGAATTTTACGAAGAAGAGGTGAAGCGATTTCGAGTGAGCCATATATTTGAAGATATTATGGCTCATAGAGTAAGTTTAGCCTTACAGTATGATATCACGGGAGGTGACTTTAAGAAAGCCGGAGAAGCTTCCAGCGCTCTCAAACAGACTTTGACCCGATTAGATATTCAAAAGCCGCTTATTCGAAAAATAGTAATAGCTAGCTATGAAGCAGAAATGAATATGGTTATTTTTACTAATAAAGGGCAAATGAAGGTTATTATTCAGCCAAAAGAGATTAAGATTAATTTTACAGATCAAGGACCAGGGATTATTGATCTTAAACAAGCGATGCAAGCTGGATTTTCTACGGCTCCAGCACGAATACGAGAGATGGGATTTGGGGCCGGAATGGGACTACCTAATATCCAAAAATGCGCTGATCAAATGGAGATAAGCTCAAAGGTAGGCAAAGGGACAACGATTGACCTTATCTTTAATATTAACTAA
- a CDS encoding IS3 family transposase: MTLSLILTKVKCYLKDYQSIREAKQGIGNYLAFYNHDRLHQSLNYLTPVEVHFN; the protein is encoded by the coding sequence TTGACCTTATCTTTAATATTAACTAAAGTGAAGTGTTATCTTAAAGATTATCAGAGTATCCGAGAAGCAAAACAAGGTATTGGAAATTATTTAGCTTTCTATAACCATGATAGACTACATCAATCTCTTAATTATTTAACTCCAGTTGAGGTTCATTTTAATTAA